In one window of Carassius auratus strain Wakin chromosome 28, ASM336829v1, whole genome shotgun sequence DNA:
- the LOC113046551 gene encoding uncharacterized protein LOC113046551 translates to MELIKEEIDIEFHNIQFYTDSRIVLGYIHNVTRRFYMYVANRVARIRKTTEPSQWHYVCSEQNPADHATRFVAAAHLPLTNWFSGPEFLRECDPIGCSLGESYGLVKAEEDVEIRPQVNTLATNVKEDLLGSSRFERFSSWRSLVRAITTLTHIANSFSQSFPDTLCRKWHLCTKTSGVEISQAKATIVKTVQREVYQEEFESLTKFGKVSQRSTLLRLDPFVDNEGLLRVGGRIHCADISDIEKHPLIIPPNHHVTGLLIQHFHDQVAHQGRHFTEGAIRSAGLWIVSGKRSVSNIIHKCVLCKKLRGKMESQKMSALPSDRVSVDPPFTHTGLDVFGPFTVVTRKTRGHNAENKRWKQEYLSTLQPRRKWTEERESIQEGDIVLLKDGEAKRSEWPIGLIAKTIASSDGKIRKVMVKTAKQGVFREYLRPICDVVLLLSNNRNA, encoded by the coding sequence ATGGAACTTATAAAGGAAGAAATTGACATAGAGTTCCACAATATCCAGTTCTACACTGACAGTCGCATAGTGCTCGGCTACATTCACAATGTAACACGCAGATTCTACATGTACGTGGCTAACAGAGTTGCACGCATAAGAAAAACCACGGAACCTAGTCAATGGCATTACGTCTGTTCTGAACAGAACCCAGCAGATCATGCCACCAGGTTTGTGGCAGCAGCCCACTTACCCCTTACCAACTGGTTCTCAGGTCCAGAGTTCCTTAGGGAATGTGACCCTATAGGATGTAGTTTAGGAGAGTCATATGGACTTGTAAAAGCAGAAGAGGATGTTGAAATTCGCCCCCAAGTGAACACACTGGCAACTAACGTCAAAGAGGACTTACTAGGCTCAAGCAGATTTGAACGTTTCTCAAGCTGGAGATCCTTGGTGAGAGCTATCACTACTCTGACGCACATAGCAAATTCATTCTCACAATCTTTTCCTGACACACTCTGTCGAAAATGGCATCTGTGTACTAAAACCTCAGGTGTGGAGATATCACAAGCCAAGGCGACTATAGTCAAAACCGTACAACGAGAAGTGTACCAGGAAGAATTTGAGAGTTTGACTAAGTTTGGTAAAGTCTCGCAGCGTAGCACACTCCTGAGGCTTGACCCCTTTGTGGACAATGAGGGTCTGTTAAGAGTTGGGGGTCGCATTCACTGTGCTGACATCTCTGATATAGAGAAGCATCCCTTGATAATCCCTCCCAATCATCACGTAACCGGTCTTTTAATTCAGCATTTTCATGATCAAGTGGCTCATCAAGGCCGGCATTTTACTGAGGGTGCTATACGTAGTGCTGGATTGTGGATAGTCAGTGGCAAAAGATCTGTTTCAAATATCATCCACAAATGTGTGCTGTGCAAGAAACTGAGAGGTAAGATGGAGAGTCAGAAGATGTCGGCTTTGCCCTCAGATAGAGTTTCTGTAGATccacctttcacacacacaggtcttGATGTTTTTGGACCATTCACTGTGGTGACACGTAAGACAAGAGGGCATAATGCTGAGAACAAGCGATGGAAGCAGGAGTACTTGTCTACCTTGCAACCCAGGAGAAAAtggacagaggagagagagagtattCAGGAAGGAGACATTGTTCTGTTGAAGGATGGGGAAGCTAAGCGCAGTGAGTGGCCAATTGGTCTCATAGCAAAGACTATAGCCTCATCTGATGGAAAAATTCGTAAGGTTATGGTGAAGACTGCTAAGCAAGGGGTATTCAGAGAGTACTTAAGACCTATATGTGATGTTGTCTTACTTTTGTCAAATAATCGGAATGCATAG